The Nitrosopumilus sp. genome includes a region encoding these proteins:
- a CDS encoding rRNA adenine N-6-methyltransferase family protein, translating into MIKRKRLGQHFLKSDSIAKFIVSEANISKNDVVFEVGIGQGILTPLLCKNAKKVISVDLDESLVKNAKSKYSEIENLVLKSGDGFKKKDIFTIFVSNLPYSRSRDAIEWLARTSFSHGVIMVQKEFAEKLLTTSSKTRKAISIIATHGFEITFLSKVGKNNFSPPPKVDSVLLKIVKKNNMTKDLVQTINKIFSYRRKTVKNILKQFNKETLIDKRVDDLSGDEIINLANKILEK; encoded by the coding sequence ATGATAAAACGAAAACGATTAGGACAACACTTTCTAAAATCTGATTCTATAGCTAAATTCATAGTATCTGAGGCCAATATTTCAAAAAATGATGTTGTTTTTGAAGTTGGAATTGGACAGGGAATTTTAACTCCCTTACTGTGTAAAAATGCTAAAAAAGTAATTTCTGTAGATTTAGATGAATCTTTAGTAAAAAATGCAAAATCCAAGTATTCTGAAATTGAGAATCTTGTTTTGAAGTCTGGTGATGGTTTTAAGAAAAAAGACATTTTCACCATTTTTGTATCTAATCTTCCTTATTCTAGGAGTAGGGATGCAATTGAATGGTTAGCGAGAACTTCTTTTTCTCATGGTGTAATAATGGTTCAAAAAGAATTTGCAGAGAAACTTCTTACTACGTCATCAAAGACTAGAAAAGCTATAAGCATTATTGCAACACATGGGTTTGAAATTACTTTTTTATCTAAAGTTGGAAAAAATAATTTTTCCCCTCCTCCAAAAGTAGATTCTGTACTTCTTAAAATAGTCAAAAAAAATAATATGACTAAAGATCTTGTTCAAACAATAAATAAAATTTTTTCATATAGACGAAAAACTGTAAAAAATATTTTAAAACAATTCAATAAAGAAACTCTAATAGATAAACGAGTAGATGATCTTTCTGGAGACGAAATAATAAATCTTGCAAACAAAATACTTGAAAAATGA
- the rlmN gene encoding 23S rRNA (adenine(2503)-C(2))-methyltransferase RlmN has translation MTDLYRLLPEEMEELVIGMGYPRYRADQILLPLYYKFPKDLNDIPQLPKKLREELTEAGYTIGSAKETHRVVSDDGDTTKLLLNLSNNNSVETVLMQYDPKKIGGHPRSTICVSTQIGCAMGCVFCATGQMGFETNLKAEHIISQVIHFAKLLEQRGEHVTNLVFMGMGEPMANYDEMIRAVKILTHDRGFGLGQRHITISTIGIKSGIEKLADENLQIGLAISLHAPNNTLRKKLVPTATPNSVEEIIELGRNYFKKTGRRVTFEYALMAGINDSPEIATELATLLKGNGSHVNLIPINPTAGDFQRPSETNVLEFERILSRAGINCTIRIEKGTEISAACGQLRTDLISQKSPK, from the coding sequence ATGACAGATCTGTATAGGTTACTTCCAGAAGAAATGGAAGAACTTGTAATTGGTATGGGTTATCCCAGATATCGAGCAGATCAAATCTTACTTCCACTATATTACAAATTCCCAAAAGATCTTAATGATATTCCTCAACTCCCAAAAAAACTTAGAGAAGAATTAACTGAAGCAGGTTATACAATTGGTTCAGCAAAAGAAACTCATAGAGTTGTAAGTGATGATGGAGATACAACAAAACTATTACTTAATTTATCAAATAATAATTCTGTAGAAACTGTTCTAATGCAATATGATCCAAAAAAGATTGGAGGCCACCCAAGATCTACAATATGTGTTTCTACTCAAATTGGATGTGCAATGGGTTGTGTATTTTGTGCAACAGGACAAATGGGATTTGAAACAAATCTAAAAGCAGAACATATAATATCACAAGTAATTCATTTTGCAAAACTCCTTGAACAAAGAGGAGAACATGTTACCAATTTGGTTTTCATGGGGATGGGAGAACCAATGGCTAATTATGATGAAATGATTCGAGCTGTTAAAATTCTAACACATGATAGAGGATTTGGTTTAGGTCAAAGACACATCACAATTTCTACAATTGGAATAAAATCTGGAATTGAAAAACTTGCAGACGAAAATCTTCAGATTGGTTTAGCCATTTCACTTCATGCTCCAAATAACACATTACGAAAAAAATTAGTACCTACTGCCACACCAAATTCAGTAGAAGAAATTATTGAATTAGGGAGAAATTATTTCAAAAAAACTGGTCGTCGTGTAACATTTGAATATGCTCTTATGGCGGGAATCAATGATTCTCCTGAAATTGCAACAGAATTGGCTACCTTGTTGAAAGGCAATGGTTCTCATGTGAATTTAATTCCGATAAACCCAACAGCTGGTGATTTCCAACGTCCATCCGAGACAAATGTGCTTGAATTTGAACGAATTTTATCTAGAGCAGGAATCAACTGTACAATCAGAATTGAAAAAGGTACTGAAATTTCAGCAGCATGTGGTCAACTTAGAACCGATCTAATTAGCCAAAAATCTCCAAAATGA
- the radA gene encoding DNA repair and recombination protein RadA, protein MVEDLRLDSLEGVGPVTTRKLSDAGVHNVMDLIVRGPVEIAEITGMEKDTAEKIVNKARQHLVEGGLIAKDFVSASEIYKYRQSIGKITTGTNCLDTLFDGGLETQALTEVYGEFGCGKTQFAHTMSVMVQKSKEEGGLEGSVLYIDTENTFRPERIVAIAQAHEMDPEKVLDNIIVARAYNSAHQVLILEEAGPVIEENNVKLIVADSAVGLFRAEYLGRGTLSVRQQKLNHFVHLLSRIAETYNCAAIATNQVMASPDVFFGDPTRPIGGNVVAHTSTYRIYFKKSGKKRIARMVDSPHHPEEEVIFALGEAGIMDPEEAEKKTKKTTKKAAAKKTTKKTKEAEVEATVETPEVEATVETSEVEATVETPEVEATVETPEVEATVETESDDLDPVEE, encoded by the coding sequence ATGGTAGAAGATTTAAGATTAGATAGTTTAGAGGGCGTAGGTCCTGTAACTACAAGAAAATTATCCGATGCAGGTGTCCACAACGTCATGGATCTCATCGTTAGAGGTCCTGTTGAAATTGCAGAAATTACTGGAATGGAAAAGGATACTGCTGAAAAAATTGTCAATAAAGCCAGACAACATCTAGTTGAAGGTGGATTAATAGCTAAAGATTTTGTTAGTGCAAGTGAGATTTACAAATACAGACAAAGCATTGGCAAAATTACAACTGGTACAAACTGTCTTGATACTTTGTTTGATGGTGGTTTAGAAACACAAGCATTAACAGAAGTATATGGAGAGTTTGGTTGTGGTAAAACACAATTTGCACATACCATGTCAGTAATGGTTCAAAAAAGTAAAGAAGAAGGTGGTCTTGAAGGCTCTGTTTTGTATATTGATACTGAAAATACTTTCAGACCTGAAAGAATTGTAGCAATTGCACAAGCTCATGAGATGGATCCTGAGAAAGTTTTGGATAACATAATAGTAGCACGTGCATACAACAGTGCACATCAAGTACTAATTTTAGAAGAAGCTGGTCCTGTAATTGAAGAAAACAATGTTAAACTAATTGTGGCAGATTCTGCAGTTGGATTGTTTCGTGCTGAATATCTAGGTAGAGGAACATTGTCTGTTAGACAACAAAAATTAAATCACTTTGTACATTTGTTGTCAAGAATTGCAGAAACATACAATTGTGCTGCAATTGCAACCAATCAAGTTATGGCATCTCCTGATGTTTTCTTTGGAGATCCAACTCGACCAATTGGTGGAAATGTGGTTGCACATACCAGCACTTACAGAATCTACTTTAAGAAATCAGGTAAGAAACGAATCGCTAGAATGGTAGATAGTCCTCATCACCCTGAAGAGGAAGTGATCTTTGCTCTTGGTGAAGCAGGTATTATGGATCCTGAAGAAGCTGAGAAAAAGACAAAAAAGACTACTAAAAAAGCAGCAGCCAAAAAAACTACTAAAAAAACCAAAGAGGCTGAGGTAGAGGCTACAGTAGAAACACCTGAGGTAGAGGCTACAGTAGAAACATCTGAGGTAGAGGCTACAGTAGAAACACCTGAGGTAGAGGCTACAGTAGAAACACCTGAGGTAGAGGCTACAGTAGAAACAGAATCTGATGATTTGGATCCTGTAGAAGAGTAA
- a CDS encoding metallophosphoesterase, with product MQIVQISDLHVGSQFLQDKFDTLVDEVNQLNPDVIIITGDLTNEGLMKEYEKCKSLLTKFKTKKIITISGNHDYRNTGYLLFKKFFPFETVNELGDDVVLVTVGTARPDRNEGEVGYRQNLWLERTMKKYKDKVKIVAMHHHLIAIPDTGSDQLTVVDAGDVLRTILDSKVDVVLCGHKHRPWAWNFRSLTVVNAGTATSERVRGFFENTYNILTIVDKKVQVDLKIVGGKRLPIDDIVNNYSQFRDE from the coding sequence ATGCAGATAGTTCAAATCTCTGATCTACATGTAGGGTCTCAATTCTTACAAGATAAGTTTGATACATTAGTTGATGAAGTAAATCAATTAAATCCTGATGTAATCATCATCACTGGCGATTTGACAAATGAGGGACTGATGAAAGAATATGAGAAATGTAAATCTCTTTTAACAAAATTCAAAACAAAAAAAATTATTACAATTAGTGGAAATCATGATTATAGAAATACAGGCTATCTATTATTCAAAAAATTTTTTCCATTTGAAACTGTAAATGAATTGGGAGATGATGTTGTTTTGGTAACTGTTGGAACCGCTAGGCCTGATAGAAATGAAGGTGAAGTAGGATACAGACAAAATTTATGGTTAGAAAGAACTATGAAGAAATACAAAGATAAAGTCAAGATTGTTGCTATGCACCATCATTTGATTGCAATTCCTGATACTGGTTCTGATCAGCTAACTGTTGTTGACGCTGGTGATGTTCTAAGAACTATTTTAGATTCAAAAGTTGATGTTGTGTTATGTGGTCATAAGCACAGACCTTGGGCTTGGAATTTCAGATCTCTTACTGTTGTAAATGCAGGTACTGCTACATCTGAAAGAGTTAGAGGCTTTTTTGAGAATACTTACAATATACTTACCATTGTTGATAAAAAAGTTCAGGTTGATCTCAAGATTGTTGGTGGAAAAAGACTTCCAATTGATGATATTGTGAATAATTATAGCCAATTTCGCGACGAATGA
- a CDS encoding 30S ribosomal protein S30e has protein sequence MATHGSLTKAGKVRGQTPKVEGRKIVGTSSSVGNKSNFKKRFVLGRFPGQNKPGQRRKRR, from the coding sequence ATGGCAACACACGGTTCACTTACCAAAGCTGGTAAAGTAAGAGGACAAACACCAAAGGTTGAAGGTAGAAAAATTGTAGGCACTAGTTCTAGTGTTGGAAACAAAAGTAACTTCAAGAAAAGATTTGTTTTAGGCAGATTTCCTGGTCAAAATAAACCTGGACAAAGAAGAAAGAGACGATAG
- a CDS encoding RNA polymerase Rpb4, with amino-acid sequence MEEVKKKQAISLSEVKEILGKVDVEEMDQIQRWTYDYVSKFVSTEPKDAKEMKKQLIKECELTEDEAVEIVNIRPTSLAELRSFTFGWKKLILAETLEKMLKIIKEHS; translated from the coding sequence ATGGAAGAAGTAAAAAAGAAACAAGCTATTTCTCTTTCAGAGGTAAAAGAAATTTTAGGTAAAGTTGATGTTGAAGAAATGGATCAAATTCAACGTTGGACCTATGATTATGTTTCAAAATTTGTATCAACAGAACCTAAAGATGCAAAAGAAATGAAAAAACAATTAATCAAAGAATGTGAGTTAACAGAAGATGAAGCTGTTGAGATAGTTAACATTAGACCTACAAGTTTAGCTGAATTACGCTCCTTCACTTTCGGTTGGAAAAAATTAATTCTCGCAGAAACATTGGAAAAAATGCTCAAAATAATTAAGGAGCATTCGTAA
- a CDS encoding HemK2/MTQ2 family protein methyltransferase → MQTKYLKNDEYPPSEDTFFIAENIENEKGRFALDVGSGSGYLTNLLSENFFYVVGTDVNFDVLKNQTYKTENIVCCNGSDALKIKFDFIVCNLPYLATDEIIDIATDGGAEGFEIPKKIFDSVICNLTEDGKFIFITSSLSNYQKLIEYAQKLGLKARILAKKKLFFEELILVETTR, encoded by the coding sequence TTGCAAACAAAATACTTGAAAAATGATGAATATCCTCCATCTGAGGATACATTTTTTATTGCTGAAAATATTGAAAATGAAAAAGGTCGCTTTGCTTTAGATGTTGGGAGTGGTTCAGGATATTTGACAAATTTACTTTCTGAGAATTTCTTTTATGTTGTAGGAACTGATGTTAATTTTGATGTGCTAAAAAATCAAACTTACAAAACTGAAAATATAGTTTGTTGCAATGGTTCGGATGCATTAAAAATTAAATTTGATTTTATTGTATGTAATTTACCATATCTTGCAACTGACGAAATTATAGATATTGCAACAGATGGAGGTGCAGAAGGATTTGAAATTCCTAAAAAAATATTTGATTCTGTAATTTGTAATTTAACTGAGGATGGAAAATTTATTTTTATCACTTCGTCTTTGTCTAACTATCAAAAATTGATAGAATATGCTCAAAAATTAGGTTTGAAAGCAAGAATTTTGGCAAAAAAGAAACTATTTTTTGAAGAGTTAATTCTAGTCGAAACTACTAGGTGA
- a CDS encoding SirB1 family protein, with the protein MEEKFDPLVAEWVSFVNNPGFNLVEKCLKFAQILEYPDLDVDEYVKKINRIGKSLKESISDVKNPTYLISMLNEHLFENLGFSGDDDDYYNPKNNFLNEVIDKKTGLPITISILYVEIAKFIGLDLKIVGFPSHILVKYNEEMILDPFYDGRLLDVDDLQDILDANYGGQLEFQPEFLDEVKTEQILVRLTRNLKNSYVQSFVYEKALRCVNMVLAIEPESPEDIRDKGILEERLQNSERALKYLNKYLEINPNAEDVDFILELIRSIKTKN; encoded by the coding sequence TTGGAAGAAAAATTTGATCCATTAGTTGCAGAATGGGTTTCATTTGTAAATAATCCAGGTTTCAACTTAGTTGAAAAATGTCTAAAATTTGCTCAAATTTTAGAATATCCAGATCTTGATGTGGATGAATATGTAAAAAAGATAAATCGAATTGGTAAATCTCTAAAAGAATCAATCAGCGATGTTAAAAATCCAACATATTTAATTTCAATGTTAAATGAGCATCTTTTTGAAAATCTAGGTTTTAGTGGAGATGACGATGATTACTATAATCCAAAAAATAATTTTCTAAATGAAGTAATTGACAAAAAAACAGGACTTCCAATTACAATTTCTATTCTTTATGTAGAAATTGCAAAGTTTATTGGTTTAGATCTCAAGATTGTAGGTTTTCCCAGTCATATCTTAGTAAAATACAATGAAGAAATGATATTAGATCCATTTTATGATGGACGATTACTTGATGTAGATGATTTACAAGATATTTTGGATGCAAATTATGGAGGTCAATTGGAATTTCAACCAGAATTTCTTGATGAAGTGAAAACAGAACAGATTTTAGTTCGTCTTACAAGAAATTTAAAAAACTCTTATGTCCAATCTTTTGTTTATGAAAAAGCATTACGTTGTGTCAATATGGTATTAGCAATTGAACCAGAATCCCCAGAAGATATTAGAGATAAAGGAATTTTAGAAGAAAGATTACAAAATTCTGAAAGAGCTTTAAAATATCTGAATAAATATTTGGAGATCAATCCAAATGCAGAAGATGTAGATTTTATTTTAGAATTGATTAGAAGTATAAAGACAAAAAATTAA
- a CDS encoding isocitrate/isopropylmalate family dehydrogenase produces the protein MSKKAAVMKGDGIGPEVVDSMLKVLKECNFQSELVLCEAGSEQWDKNGRKDASYIPDATMKTLEESDCCFKGPTTTIPVPGAPRSVAVTLRQKFDLYANIRPTKTYDRLTPDRKLDCVCFREATEGLYTGVEAKITDDAAIAIRKITRQGSRRLLDSSVDWANKFNMKKMVAVTKRNILKQTDGIFWDEAQKAVEGTGIELSEIYIDNMAQQMVIATEQFNNSVLVSTNLFMDIISELASALVGSIGLIYSANIGDNYAMFEAAHGSAPQFAGQNKVNPTATVLSGAWMADYMGERDVRDAIFAATEQVINEGKAVTWDIGGNASTTQMTDAIITYAKEKLRK, from the coding sequence TTGAGTAAAAAAGCTGCTGTGATGAAAGGAGACGGTATTGGACCTGAAGTTGTGGATTCAATGCTCAAAGTCCTTAAGGAATGCAATTTTCAATCAGAATTAGTTCTTTGTGAAGCAGGTTCAGAACAATGGGACAAAAATGGTAGAAAAGATGCATCATACATTCCTGATGCAACTATGAAAACATTAGAGGAATCAGATTGTTGTTTTAAAGGTCCAACTACTACAATCCCAGTTCCAGGAGCACCCAGAAGTGTGGCAGTTACATTAAGACAAAAATTTGATCTTTATGCAAATATTAGACCAACCAAAACATATGATAGATTAACACCGGATAGAAAATTAGACTGTGTGTGTTTTAGAGAAGCTACTGAAGGTCTCTATACAGGAGTTGAAGCAAAAATTACAGATGATGCAGCAATTGCAATTAGAAAGATTACAAGACAAGGCAGTAGAAGATTGCTGGATTCATCAGTAGATTGGGCAAATAAATTTAATATGAAAAAAATGGTTGCAGTTACAAAAAGAAATATCCTAAAGCAAACAGATGGAATATTTTGGGATGAAGCGCAAAAGGCAGTAGAAGGAACCGGAATTGAGCTATCTGAAATTTACATCGACAACATGGCACAACAGATGGTTATTGCAACTGAGCAATTTAATAATTCAGTATTAGTTAGTACAAATTTGTTTATGGATATTATTTCAGAATTAGCATCAGCTCTTGTAGGATCAATTGGATTAATTTATTCTGCAAACATAGGTGATAATTATGCAATGTTTGAAGCTGCACATGGAAGTGCTCCACAATTTGCAGGGCAAAATAAAGTAAATCCAACTGCAACTGTCTTGTCAGGAGCTTGGATGGCAGACTATATGGGTGAAAGAGATGTCAGAGATGCAATATTTGCTGCAACAGAACAAGTAATCAATGAGGGAAAAGCAGTGACATGGGATATTGGTGGAAATGCGTCAACTACACAAATGACAGATGCAATTATCACATATGCTAAAGAAAAATTAAGAAAATAA
- a CDS encoding 50S ribosomal protein L21 has translation MATKKSHGRSHGFKHKSRSVMKKKAPRGVSFLLREYQEGQQALVIIDPRQHKGLPHRRYHGKVGVITNVGRRAITLDVKLGEKSKTLITRLDHIKPFGV, from the coding sequence ATGGCAACTAAGAAATCCCATGGTCGTTCACATGGATTTAAGCATAAATCTAGATCCGTAATGAAGAAAAAGGCACCGCGAGGAGTCTCATTCCTATTGCGTGAATACCAAGAAGGTCAACAAGCACTTGTCATTATTGATCCAAGACAGCATAAAGGATTACCACATAGAAGATACCATGGAAAAGTTGGTGTTATTACAAATGTTGGTAGACGAGCAATCACACTAGATGTAAAATTAGGTGAGAAATCGAAAACCTTAATCACTAGATTGGATCACATTAAACCATTCGGTGTATAA
- a CDS encoding prohibitin family protein, which produces MSKYQSPKVNVNMSAAKGVVAAIIILIIIGVVATASVKIVDSGHRGVLLHWNAVDLTQPPLDEGLHFVVPFQDEVVNIEVRTLKYANDARSASRDLQTVETTVTVNYHPDKESVHRLYKNLGLDYEDRVIQPAIEETVKQVTARYNAEELITKRPLVKDDIESSIRDRLNQFNVVTEVISITDFEFSPLFAQAIESKVEAEQNALKAENDLRRIEVEARQREANAIGVANANIAEAKGEAEAIAIINKALAENPNYLDWLKTQAWDGKLPLVVGEGGTPFIQIPTNP; this is translated from the coding sequence TTGTCAAAGTATCAATCACCTAAAGTCAATGTCAACATGAGTGCTGCCAAAGGAGTGGTAGCAGCAATCATCATTTTAATTATAATAGGCGTAGTGGCAACAGCATCGGTTAAGATAGTAGATTCTGGTCACAGAGGAGTTTTGCTTCATTGGAATGCAGTTGATTTGACACAGCCACCACTTGACGAGGGTCTGCATTTTGTTGTCCCATTCCAAGACGAAGTAGTCAATATTGAAGTTCGTACACTAAAGTATGCAAACGATGCTAGAAGTGCATCAAGAGATTTGCAAACAGTAGAAACTACTGTTACTGTAAACTATCACCCAGATAAAGAATCAGTGCACAGACTATACAAGAATCTAGGATTAGATTATGAGGACAGAGTGATTCAGCCAGCAATTGAAGAGACGGTAAAACAAGTAACTGCAAGATATAATGCTGAAGAACTAATTACAAAAAGACCTTTAGTTAAAGATGATATAGAATCATCTATTCGTGATAGATTAAATCAATTTAATGTGGTAACAGAAGTTATTTCAATTACAGATTTTGAGTTCTCACCATTATTTGCTCAAGCAATCGAATCTAAAGTAGAGGCGGAACAAAATGCACTCAAAGCGGAAAATGACTTGAGAAGAATTGAAGTAGAGGCAAGACAGAGAGAGGCCAACGCCATAGGGGTAGCAAATGCCAACATTGCCGAAGCAAAAGGTGAGGCCGAAGCAATTGCAATCATCAACAAAGCACTTGCCGAAAATCCAAATTATCTAGATTGGCTAAAAACACAAGCATGGGACGGTAAATTGCCTCTAGTTGTAGGAGAGGGCGGAACACCATTTATACAAATTCCGACAAACCCATAG
- a CDS encoding DUF655 domain-containing protein: protein MYRAQPPPRKYEEYAYVLDFNPRGKSSTVRGRDGIIITAIGEDRLTILEILGIPNSTFEIGEKIYIGKEGRTKVLSVLGKMDYDRISSSAQSELDNVVEKIVTDNEEKFVTYLNNAQPLTPRIHALELIPGIGKTYMKTMLEEREKQKFESYQDLQERVGFKEPIKHISERIMDEITGESRMNLFVKR from the coding sequence TTGTATAGGGCACAACCCCCACCTAGAAAGTATGAAGAGTATGCGTATGTTTTAGATTTTAATCCTCGAGGAAAATCCTCTACAGTTAGAGGAAGAGATGGAATAATAATTACTGCCATTGGAGAAGATAGATTAACTATTTTAGAAATTCTTGGAATTCCAAACTCTACATTTGAGATTGGAGAAAAAATTTACATTGGTAAAGAAGGACGAACCAAAGTTTTGTCTGTTTTAGGAAAAATGGATTATGATCGAATTTCTTCATCTGCTCAAAGTGAACTTGATAATGTTGTAGAAAAAATTGTCACAGACAATGAAGAAAAATTTGTTACATATCTAAACAATGCACAACCACTGACTCCTAGGATTCATGCACTTGAATTAATTCCTGGAATTGGAAAAACATACATGAAAACTATGCTTGAAGAAAGAGAAAAACAAAAGTTTGAAAGCTATCAAGATTTACAAGAACGTGTTGGGTTTAAGGAACCAATAAAACATATTTCAGAACGTATAATGGATGAAATAACTGGCGAAAGCCGTATGAATCTCTTTGTTAAGAGATGA
- a CDS encoding methyltransferase domain-containing protein — protein sequence MFESSLEFLRCVRCCSKLELNVLKSDKEILEGILECKKCNSKFPIVEKIPILWDNFSNYLSSRRKLGGQIYQLIENHTLKQFCKTSLSQIHQFEDDRTQLEERWSKIYQTSKSSIFYSQIKKNIDLTKKSNLVLEYGCSIGIMTSSLAESNRIVFGIDRSFAALRVAKKFCKNNLDYVVADFLSPVFGKLQFDLVLALNVLELVEPLKLLTHISKQISTGRFIISDPYDFERGMNSVKNPLDEKSLRMNLKKLGFKITSNTKSPSHITWNLKLNSRATLNYDVDLIIGEK from the coding sequence ATGTTTGAATCTAGTCTTGAATTTTTGAGATGTGTTAGATGTTGTTCAAAATTAGAATTAAATGTACTTAAGAGTGATAAAGAAATTCTAGAGGGAATTTTAGAATGCAAAAAATGCAATTCTAAATTCCCAATTGTTGAGAAAATTCCAATTCTTTGGGATAATTTTTCCAATTATTTATCTTCACGTAGAAAATTAGGTGGCCAGATTTATCAGTTAATTGAAAATCATACATTAAAACAATTTTGTAAAACATCTCTATCACAAATTCATCAATTTGAAGATGATAGAACTCAACTTGAAGAACGATGGTCAAAAATTTATCAAACTAGCAAATCCTCAATATTTTATTCACAAATTAAAAAAAATATTGATTTGACAAAAAAATCTAATTTAGTTTTAGAATATGGTTGTTCAATCGGTATAATGACTTCTTCTTTAGCTGAATCAAATAGAATTGTTTTTGGAATTGATAGATCATTTGCTGCATTAAGAGTGGCAAAAAAATTCTGTAAAAACAATCTTGATTATGTTGTAGCTGATTTTCTTTCACCTGTATTTGGAAAATTACAATTTGATCTAGTTTTGGCATTAAATGTATTAGAACTAGTTGAACCTCTGAAATTATTGACTCATATTTCAAAACAAATTTCTACTGGTCGATTCATAATTAGTGATCCTTATGATTTTGAACGAGGAATGAATTCTGTAAAAAACCCATTAGATGAAAAATCATTAAGAATGAATTTGAAGAAATTAGGCTTTAAAATCACCTCAAACACAAAGTCTCCTTCTCACATTACTTGGAATTTGAAATTAAATTCGCGTGCTACACTAAATTATGATGTTGATTTGATTATTGGTGAAAAATAG